A portion of the Aquicoccus sp. G2-2 genome contains these proteins:
- a CDS encoding ABC transporter ATP-binding protein — translation MGARSVNDQTPVIRAEGLDLTFETNDGPVQALKDVSLDIMKGDFVSFIGPSGCGKTTFLRVIAALEEPTGGRVTVNGMTPDEARRSRAYGYVFQAAGLYPWRTIEGNIKLPLQIMGYSKEQQEKNVRNVLELVDLEGFGKKYPWQLSGGMQQRASIARALAFDADILLMDEPFGALDEIVRDHLNEELLKLWAKTQKTIGFVTHSIPEAVYLSTRIVVMSPRPGRIADVIESPLPRERPLDIRDTPEFLAIAQRVREGLRAGHAYDD, via the coding sequence ATGGGAGCGCGCAGCGTGAATGACCAAACTCCGGTGATCCGAGCCGAGGGGCTCGACCTCACTTTTGAAACCAACGATGGCCCGGTTCAGGCGCTGAAAGATGTCAGTCTTGACATCATGAAGGGCGATTTCGTTTCTTTTATCGGCCCGTCCGGCTGTGGCAAGACAACCTTCCTGCGGGTGATCGCAGCCCTTGAGGAGCCGACCGGCGGGCGTGTTACCGTGAACGGCATGACCCCCGATGAAGCGCGCCGTTCGCGCGCCTATGGCTATGTGTTTCAGGCCGCCGGGCTTTATCCGTGGCGCACCATCGAGGGCAATATCAAGCTGCCGCTTCAGATCATGGGCTATTCCAAAGAGCAGCAGGAAAAGAACGTCAGGAACGTGCTGGAACTGGTTGATCTTGAAGGGTTCGGCAAGAAATACCCATGGCAACTTTCCGGCGGGATGCAGCAACGCGCCAGCATCGCGCGCGCGCTGGCTTTCGACGCCGACATATTGCTGATGGATGAGCCTTTCGGCGCGCTTGACGAAATCGTGCGTGACCACCTCAATGAAGAGTTGCTGAAGCTTTGGGCCAAGACGCAAAAGACCATCGGTTTTGTCACCCACTCGATCCCCGAGGCGGTTTACCTTTCGACCCGGATCGTGGTGATGAGCCCGCGCCCCGGCCGGATCGCTGACGTGATCGAAAGCCCGCTGCCAAGGGAACGCCCGCTCGATATCCGCGACACGCCGGAATTTCTGGCCATTGCCCAACGCGTCCGCGAGGGGCTGAGAGCGGGGCACGCTTATGATGACTGA
- a CDS encoding ABC transporter permease, whose translation MRNLSAILTVVVAIIGLWYLGSFLMNRAWVMDQAARAGTTPTLVQQIEGTMDQKRAKLPAPHQIAQDLYKNTFEKNITSKRSLVYHGFITFRSTMVGFAIGIVFGVGLAVLIVLSRVAELSFMPWAIISQTIPVVALAPMIVVLSSAIGFSSLIVPKAIIAAYLSFFPVLVSMVKGLRTPNPMQLDLLRTYGGTKAQVFWKLRLPASLPYFFASLKISIAAALVGTIVGELPTGAIAGLGARMLIGSQFGQPMIMWSALFAAAILAAGLIWMVAGVEAVARRMMGGARYETTRTHPF comes from the coding sequence ATGCGTAACCTCTCTGCAATCCTCACCGTTGTTGTGGCGATCATCGGGCTTTGGTATCTCGGTTCGTTCCTGATGAACCGCGCTTGGGTAATGGATCAAGCGGCGCGTGCCGGAACCACGCCGACGCTGGTTCAGCAGATCGAAGGCACGATGGATCAGAAACGTGCCAAGCTGCCCGCGCCGCACCAGATTGCGCAGGATCTTTACAAGAACACCTTCGAGAAGAACATCACCTCAAAACGCAGCCTTGTATATCACGGCTTCATCACCTTCCGCTCAACCATGGTGGGCTTTGCCATCGGCATCGTGTTCGGGGTCGGGCTGGCGGTGCTGATCGTGTTGTCACGGGTGGCGGAATTGTCGTTCATGCCGTGGGCGATTATCTCGCAAACTATCCCGGTGGTGGCGCTGGCCCCGATGATCGTGGTGTTAAGCAGCGCAATCGGCTTCAGCAGCCTGATCGTGCCCAAGGCGATCATCGCGGCCTATCTCAGCTTCTTTCCGGTGCTGGTGTCGATGGTCAAAGGCTTGCGCACACCGAACCCGATGCAGCTTGACCTATTGCGCACATATGGCGGGACAAAAGCACAGGTGTTCTGGAAACTGCGCCTGCCGGCCTCGCTGCCCTATTTCTTTGCTTCGCTGAAAATTTCGATCGCTGCGGCGCTTGTCGGCACCATTGTTGGTGAACTGCCCACCGGCGCGATTGCAGGGCTTGGCGCGCGGATGTTGATCGGGTCACAGTTTGGCCAACCGATGATCATGTGGTCGGCGCTGTTTGCCGCCGCGATCCTTGCGGCCGGGCTGATCTGGATGGTGGCCGGAGTGGAAGCCGTCGCCCGGCGGATGATGGGGGGCGCCCGGTATGAGACAACGCGCACCCACCCGTTTTGA
- a CDS encoding ABC transporter permease, which produces MRQRAPTRFERIAWPLGFGIFVLLAWEAFVRGLDIPPAILPAPSAIWAAIARSTDILWVDWVQTALKGAVSGLIIGSLAGVAVAIAIDKVDFLRRGLLPVANFVAALPVVGVAPIMVMWFGFDWQSKAAVVVVMVFFPILVNTLAGLEATDRMQRDLMRTYSASYTQSLLKLRLPAAMPFIFNGLKIATTLALIGAIVAEYFGSPTKGMGFRISTEVGRLGIDMVWAEIVVSAVTGTALYGLVALIERGVTFWHPSQRRG; this is translated from the coding sequence ATGAGACAACGCGCACCCACCCGTTTTGAGCGTATCGCATGGCCGCTTGGCTTTGGCATCTTCGTGTTGCTGGCATGGGAAGCCTTCGTGCGCGGGCTCGATATTCCACCTGCCATCCTGCCCGCGCCTTCGGCGATCTGGGCGGCGATTGCGCGCTCCACCGATATTCTGTGGGTCGATTGGGTGCAAACCGCGCTCAAAGGCGCGGTGAGCGGCCTTATCATCGGGAGTCTTGCCGGGGTGGCCGTGGCGATTGCGATCGACAAGGTGGATTTCCTGCGCCGTGGATTGCTGCCGGTGGCCAATTTCGTGGCCGCGCTGCCGGTGGTCGGCGTTGCGCCGATCATGGTGATGTGGTTCGGGTTCGACTGGCAATCCAAGGCTGCCGTGGTTGTCGTCATGGTGTTCTTTCCGATTCTGGTGAACACGCTGGCGGGGCTTGAAGCGACCGACCGGATGCAGCGCGACCTGATGCGCACCTATTCGGCCAGTTACACCCAGTCGCTTTTGAAACTGCGTTTGCCTGCGGCCATGCCGTTCATCTTCAACGGCTTGAAAATTGCCACCACGCTGGCGCTGATCGGTGCTATTGTGGCGGAATATTTCGGCTCTCCCACCAAGGGCATGGGCTTTCGCATCTCCACGGAAGTGGGGCGGCTCGGGATCGATATGGTCTGGGCTGAAATCGTCGTTTCGGCTGTCACCGGCACGGCACTATACGGCCTCGTCGCCTTGATCGAGCGGGGGGTGACATTCTGGCACCCGTCGCAACGGCGCGGTTGA
- a CDS encoding ABC transporter substrate-binding protein: MKTWIVAALSTGLMATAGHAADKMTLQLKWVTQAQFGGYYVAKDKGYYDDEGLDVTIKPGGPDIAPTQVMAGGGADVMVDWMPSALAAREKGLPLVNIAQPFKKSGMMLTCLKESGIKSPDDFPGKTLGVWFFGNEYPFLSWMSHLGIPTNGGSDGVTVLKQGFNVDPLLQKQAACISTMTYNEYGQVLEAGISPDDLITFKYEDQGVATLEDGLYVMEDRLKDPKFVDEMARFVRASMKGWKYASEHPDEAAEIVLDHDETGAQTEEHQKFMMREVTKLTEGSNGELDPADYERTVESLLAGGSDPVITKKPEGAWTHEITDKALK, from the coding sequence ATGAAAACATGGATCGTAGCGGCGCTTTCGACCGGGCTGATGGCCACGGCTGGCCATGCGGCAGACAAGATGACGCTGCAACTCAAATGGGTCACGCAGGCGCAGTTCGGCGGCTATTACGTGGCCAAGGACAAGGGCTACTACGACGATGAAGGCCTTGACGTGACGATCAAGCCGGGCGGGCCGGACATTGCACCGACGCAAGTGATGGCTGGCGGTGGCGCTGATGTGATGGTTGACTGGATGCCCTCGGCGCTGGCTGCGCGTGAAAAGGGGCTGCCGCTGGTCAACATTGCCCAGCCGTTCAAGAAATCCGGCATGATGCTGACCTGCCTGAAAGAAAGCGGCATCAAAAGCCCGGACGATTTCCCCGGCAAGACGCTCGGTGTCTGGTTCTTTGGCAATGAGTACCCGTTCTTGTCGTGGATGAGCCATCTTGGCATTCCGACCAATGGCGGCTCTGATGGCGTGACCGTGCTCAAGCAGGGCTTCAACGTCGATCCGCTGTTGCAAAAACAGGCGGCCTGTATCTCGACGATGACCTATAATGAATACGGTCAGGTTCTTGAGGCGGGAATTTCACCGGATGATCTGATCACCTTCAAATATGAGGATCAGGGCGTTGCCACGCTGGAAGATGGTCTTTACGTGATGGAAGACCGGCTGAAGGACCCGAAATTCGTCGATGAGATGGCACGGTTTGTGCGCGCGTCGATGAAGGGTTGGAAATACGCCTCTGAGCATCCTGATGAGGCAGCGGAGATCGTGCTTGACCATGACGAAACCGGTGCACAGACCGAAGAGCATCAGAAGTTCATGATGCGCGAAGTCACCAAACTCACCGAAGGTAGCAATGGTGAGCTTGATCCGGCGGATTATGAGCGCACGGTGGAGTCGCTGCTGGCTGGCGGTTCCGACCCGGTGATCACCAAGAAGCCGGAAGGCGCATGGACTCATGAGATTACGGACAAGGCGCTTAAGTAA